The Sulfurimonas aquatica genomic sequence ATAGAAGGTGCCATAATTAACGCTAAAAAAATATATAACAAACTAGTTAACTAAAGATAAAAACATAAAATTTTTGCCGTATACCAGTCTGCAATGCCTTGGTCGTTATATGGGTACTCTCTTTGTTCAAATGGAATTACGCTATTTCTAAGTTTAGAGCGTATAATCCCAACAACGATAAAAGAGAGTAAAAGTACACCAATCGCAATAAAGTAATCATACATAAACCACACCACTAAGCCTGTAAGATAGGGGGAGAACTGTAAAAAAATCCTTAAAGTAAAAGAGATAAGCTTACACTTCTTTGAAGTTAGTTTAGGAGTTGGTTCAATTTGGTTGATAAAATCTGTTTTCATAGAGTTATTGTAGCTAATATTTTATTATTTATACTAAAATCAGATATAGACTAAATAAACTTTAGTCACATAGACTAAATAAACTTGATTCAAACTACTGTTGTTAACTTTTTTTTGTTAGACTTGCGAAAATATAAATAAAAGGAATTAATTATGGCAAAACATCAGTTTCAAACAGAAGCAAATCAAATACTAAACTTAATGATCCACTCACTCTACTCAAATAAAGAGATATTCATTCGTGAGCTAGTTTCAAATGCGTCTGACGCATTAGATAAATTAAATATGTTAGTTTTAACAGATGATAAATATAAAGATGTAGCGTTTAATCCTCGTATTGACATTGTTGCAAATAAAGAAGCAAAAACTTTAACAATTAAAGATTCTGGTATCGGTATGAACGAGGAAGATTTAATGAATAACCTTGGTACTATCGCAAAATCTGGTACTAAAGCATTCTTAGAAAACCTTTCTGGTGATCAAAAAGAGGATTCTAATCTTATTGGTCAGTTCGGGGTTGGTTTTTACGCTTGTTTTATGGTTGCGCATAAAGTTGAAGTTACAACTAAAAAAGCTGGAGAGGATCAAGCATTTTTATGGACAAGTGAAGGTACGGGAGAATTTGAGTTAGAAAATACAACTCAAGATGGACATGGTACTACAATTGTAATGCATTTAAATGATGATGAAGATGAATTTTTAGAAACTTATAGAGTTGAATCAATTATTAAAAAATACTCTAACCATATTCCATTCCCAATTTTTATGGATAAAGAGAAGCATATCCCTGCGGTTATGGATGATGAAGGCAAAGAAGAGTTAGAACCATCAAGAACAGAGATGGAAAATGAACAGATTAACCGTGCAAACGCACTATGGACTATCGCTAAAAAAGACGTGACTGATGATGAGTATAAAGATTTTTACAGCTCAATAGCACACTCTTCTGAAGAGCCATTAACATGGATGCACAACAAAGCTGAGGGTGCAGTTGAATATACTACGCTTTTTTATATTCCAAGTAAAGCTCCTATGGATATGTATAGAGTTGATTATCAAACTGGTATCAAGCTTTATATCAATCGTGTTTTCATTACTGATGATGAAAAAGAACTTATGCCTACATACCTACGTTTCTTACGCGGAGTAATTGATTCTAAAGATTTACCACTTAATGTATCTCGTGAGATTTTACAATCAAACGCAGTAATGAATAAGATACAAAAATCTTCTGTAAAAAAAGTTCTCTCTGAGCTGGCTAAGATGTCTAAAAAAGATTCTGCTAAATATGATGAGTTTTATAAAGAGTTTGGAAATGTTTTAAAAGAGGGTCTATATAGCGATTTTGAAAACCGTGAGAAAATTTTAGAACTTATGAAGTTTAACACTATCAACTCTGATGAAACAGTAATGATAGAAGATTTTGTTAAAAACATAGATGAAGAGAAGAAAGAGATTTACTATATTACAGGTAAGACATCTTTAGCAATGCTTAAAAATTCACCTGCGTTAGAGCGTTTTAAAGCACGTAATATCGACGTACTGGTTCTTAACGAAGAAGTAGACACTATCATCTTCCCAATGGTTACAGACTACAAAGAGTATAAACTCGTTCCTGTTGCTGATGCAAAGTTTGAAGAGAGTGAAGAAGAGAAAAAAGCTGAAGAAGAAGTTGCTAAAACTTATGAAGGACTAGCAAAAGAGTTTAAAGAAGCTCTTGGTGATGCTGTTAAGTCTGTTGAGACTACATCTGAGCTAACTGATTCTCCAGTTGCTATTAAGATAGACAAAGAAGATCCAACTTATATGATGGCTCAAATGATGAAACAGATGGGACAGGGTGGTGACACACCTCCACCCGCTCCAATCTTTATGATTAATCCTAATCATGAGCTTATTAAAAAGTTAAATGATTCATCTGATACAAACCTTGTAAATGATGCAGCACATGTACTTTTAGACCAAGCAAAACTGTTTGATGGGCAGGAGTTAAGTGATACAGCAGACTTTATATCTAGACTTAATCGAATCATTACTAAAGCAATATAATAAAAATTAATGAGTGCTTTTGTAGCACTCATTATAAGTATTAATCCTTTTTCTTAAACAAATCCTTTAATTTATATAAATAATGTTATTTTATAAGCATGAATGAATCTACAATATCTGATAAAAAAAATAAGAGACAAAAGGGTATAGCATCACTAGTTGCTAGATCTAAAAAAGTTTGTAACTCTTTTTTAAAAAATGAATATACTTATTCTGATGCTGAAGCTGTAAGAGAGTTGGGTTTAGACTCAGAACTTATAGCTAGACTCATTGAAGATTATATACAACAGATAATGAGAGCGATAGTGAGTTTTGAAGAGCTTCTGTATGAGCTTCAAAGTGCTAAAGATGCAAAAAAAGAGCTAGATTACACTGAATTTCGTGACTTGGCTCATAAAAACTTAGGAGTGGCACGTAATCTTCGTATTAAAGATGCTGAGATGTTACTTGAAGAGTTAATGAAGAAAGATGACTTAGAGTATCTATTTAGCTGTACTGAGGCACTCTATGCATGCACAATTGTACTAAATCCTGAATGTGCATATGATGCTCTTGCACTCATAGAAGTAAAGAGTTCATTTTAACGATTTTGTAAAGATTGTGAGATAATCTCTAGTTTACCTTTTGCTTTTTTTATAACTACATGTTCTTTCTGTTGAATAGGAAGTGCAAAGGTAAGTAAAATAAAGATAAATGAAAAAACAATTCCACCAAGTATACTAAGTGTCATTTTTAATTTAAAGTCATTCATCTTCAAACCCTCATTTAATTAGAATTTCTTTCGTTGGTCATGTAAACCCAAAACTCTTTATGTGAGAGACCTTTATTTAAAAAGTATAACTGAAGAATTGTTACTCTATAGAGTGTAATTACCATTTTTGCATAGGGTATTAAAAAACTTATTCTAATCATCATAGACTGTTCTTTATCACCTTTTGTCTCTATCATCTCTTTTATACCAATGTTATTACTTAGATAAATACCAAATAACAGAGAAAATAAAAAGTTTAAGATAAGACCAAAAACTATATATGCTACTAAATCTTGTTCAAACATTCCGCCAATCATTATTTTATAATCCTTATATGTAAAAATATTATTATAGCAAACTTATTCATAACTTTTGATTCTATTTTTTGTAAAGAGAGTTCCAAAAGGGATAAGCGAAGCTATAAAAAAGATTATATTTTCTTTAAACGCCCATTTAGTTGTATACCATGCCTGCAGTAGTAATATGCAAAAAAGTACAAACAGTATTCCATGAATCATACCTGCTACTTTTACTGCTTCATTAATGCCAAGTAGATATTTCAAAGGCATGGCAACAAAAACTAGAATTAGATAAGAGTAACCCTCAATACTGTTAATAAGACCAAACTTTTTTACACTCTCTTTTATCATAACTACTCACTTTTTATGGTTTATTTTTAATTTTTGGAAGTATATAATCAAAAAGTAACAATTAGGCCAATTTATAAAAATTATAAATGAGTACAAAACTTTATTTAAACATCTTTATACTATACTAAGACAACAAATTATTGAAAAAGGTGATTTTATGGAAACAAACCTGATATTGGAGGGTTTTAAATTTATGGGGTTAGGAATGGGAACAGTGTTCGTATTTTTAATTATTATGATAATAAGTATGAACATTATGTCAACTATTATCCATAAATTTTTCCCAGAAGTACAACCAAAGCCGGTAGCACCTGCTACACAAAATAAAAATAAAAATGCTAAAGTTATTGCAGCTATCTCTGCAGCAATTTCTCATCATAGACAAGGGTAAGGATTATAATGGCTAAAAAGTTTATAGATGTAATGGATACAACTTTTAGAGATGGATTCCAGTCAGTTTTTGGTGGTCGTGTACTTATGGATGATTTTTTTCCAGCAGTAGAAGCAGCTAAAAAAGCAGGAATAAATCACTTTGAGTTTGGTGGTGGTGCTAGATTTCAATCTCTCTATTTTTACTTAAGAGAAGATGCTTTTGAAATGATGGATAAATTCCGTGCTATTGTTGGACCAGATGCAAACCTTCAAACACTTGCTCGTGGTGTAAATACGGTTATGCTAGATACTGGTTCAAAAGAACTAATAGATCTGCATGCAAAAATGTTTAAAAAACATGGTACAACTACTATTCGTAACTTCGATGCACTTAATGATGTAGAAAATTTAAAATACTCAGGTGAGAGAATCTCTCACCATGGACTAAAGCATGAAGTAGTTGTGACAATGATGGATTTACCACCGGGATGTCATGGAGCTCATGATGTTACTTTTTATGAAAAAACTCTACGTGAGATTTTAGATGCGGGTATTCCATATGATAGTATCTGTTTTAAAGATGCATCTGGTACTTCAAATCCTCAAAAAGTTTTTGAAACTATTAAAATGGCTAGAGGTTTAGTTCCTGAGGGAACACACTTACGTTTACACACTCATGAAACTGCAGGTGTTTCTGTTTCTGCATATATGGCGGCTCTTGAAGCGGGTATTGATGGTATTGATATGGCTGCTGCTCCTGTAAGTGGTGGAACATCACAGCCAGATATTTTAACTATGCTTCATGCAACTAAGGGCATGGATTTTGACCTTGGTGGTTTAGAGATTGGTAAAATATTGACTTATGAAAAAGAGTTACAGCACTGTCTAAGTGATTATTTCATGCCACCAGAAGCAACTATGGTTTCTCCAGTGATTCCATTTTCTCCAATGCCAGGTGGTGCACTTACTGCAAACACTCAAATGATGCGTGATAATGGTATATTAGATAGATTTCCAGAAGTTATTGCAG encodes the following:
- a CDS encoding OadG family protein is translated as METNLILEGFKFMGLGMGTVFVFLIIMIISMNIMSTIIHKFFPEVQPKPVAPATQNKNKNAKVIAAISAAISHHRQG
- a CDS encoding DUF3817 domain-containing protein, translated to MIKESVKKFGLINSIEGYSYLILVFVAMPLKYLLGINEAVKVAGMIHGILFVLFCILLLQAWYTTKWAFKENIIFFIASLIPFGTLFTKNRIKSYE
- the htpG gene encoding molecular chaperone HtpG — translated: MAKHQFQTEANQILNLMIHSLYSNKEIFIRELVSNASDALDKLNMLVLTDDKYKDVAFNPRIDIVANKEAKTLTIKDSGIGMNEEDLMNNLGTIAKSGTKAFLENLSGDQKEDSNLIGQFGVGFYACFMVAHKVEVTTKKAGEDQAFLWTSEGTGEFELENTTQDGHGTTIVMHLNDDEDEFLETYRVESIIKKYSNHIPFPIFMDKEKHIPAVMDDEGKEELEPSRTEMENEQINRANALWTIAKKDVTDDEYKDFYSSIAHSSEEPLTWMHNKAEGAVEYTTLFYIPSKAPMDMYRVDYQTGIKLYINRVFITDDEKELMPTYLRFLRGVIDSKDLPLNVSREILQSNAVMNKIQKSSVKKVLSELAKMSKKDSAKYDEFYKEFGNVLKEGLYSDFENREKILELMKFNTINSDETVMIEDFVKNIDEEKKEIYYITGKTSLAMLKNSPALERFKARNIDVLVLNEEVDTIIFPMVTDYKEYKLVPVADAKFEESEEEKKAEEEVAKTYEGLAKEFKEALGDAVKSVETTSELTDSPVAIKIDKEDPTYMMAQMMKQMGQGGDTPPPAPIFMINPNHELIKKLNDSSDTNLVNDAAHVLLDQAKLFDGQELSDTADFISRLNRIITKAI
- a CDS encoding biotin/lipoyl-containing protein, which translates into the protein MAKKFIDVMDTTFRDGFQSVFGGRVLMDDFFPAVEAAKKAGINHFEFGGGARFQSLYFYLREDAFEMMDKFRAIVGPDANLQTLARGVNTVMLDTGSKELIDLHAKMFKKHGTTTIRNFDALNDVENLKYSGERISHHGLKHEVVVTMMDLPPGCHGAHDVTFYEKTLREILDAGIPYDSICFKDASGTSNPQKVFETIKMARGLVPEGTHLRLHTHETAGVSVSAYMAALEAGIDGIDMAAAPVSGGTSQPDILTMLHATKGMDFDLGGLEIGKILTYEKELQHCLSDYFMPPEATMVSPVIPFSPMPGGALTANTQMMRDNGILDRFPEVIAAMQEVVEKGGYGTSVTPVSQFYFQQALNNVMQGPWNAIAPGYGKMVLGYFGKTPVAPDPEVVKIAAEKLGLEPTTEKALDLADADPAKSLQHAIDELKAADLEITEENIFIAAACQEKGIAFLQGKGELNVRKISQMKNDCEGSSMGNGNYTVVVNGEKFSVQVAEGDADIQVTAVNGEIAKPSVPTESAAGDLDVKALLPGSVWKIILNPGDQVNDGDVIMILESMKMEIDVVATQAGTLRSINVATNDKVVEGQVVAVIG